The following coding sequences are from one Apus apus isolate bApuApu2 chromosome 10, bApuApu2.pri.cur, whole genome shotgun sequence window:
- the SLC51B gene encoding organic solute transporter subunit beta isoform X1, giving the protein MKFFWIIPFFLLQETEAFLMKNTRVKLCLQASPMNGNLLLEDCDPESDFQDWSWQGDSLVNHGTQSCLSAGASAVQTSPCGSAGYTGWDCWNSLLSPLGSSQGYLVANRKGVALTNVQGLKAQWQDAAGRSVCEEKAEQGRYFAAALASTHVYEHTAGNATLMLGMDQDKLEELLWFFRREDASTWNYSVLTLSFVAMILGLFLLALNIMRNRKRKIQMYKEAVQNTQQAELEAKQALMPMQGYSPPEPQKQEPQDQRSGDVTVQWKDGTVTSLYRERSEDAL; this is encoded by the exons ATGAAGTTCTTCTGGATAATTCCATTTTTCCTGCTGCAAG AAACTGAAgcttttctgatgaaaaacaCTCGAGTCAAGCTGTGTTTACAAGCCAGCCCGATGAATGGGAATTTACTGCTGGAGGACTGTGATCCAGAGTCAGATTTCCAGGACTGGTCTTGGCAGGGCGATTCTCTGGTGAATCACGGCACGCAGAGCTGCCTCTCGGCGGGAGCCAGCGCGGTGCAGACGAGTCCCTGCGGCAGCGCAGGCTACACGGGCTGGGACTGCTGGAAttccctgctctctcctctgggcagcagccagggctaCCTGGTGGCAAACAGGAAGGGAGTAGCTCTCACTAACGTGCAAGGCCTCAAGGCCCAGTGGCAagatgctgcaggcaggagcgTGTGCGAGGAGAAAG cagagcagggcaggtaCTTCGCTGCAGCCCTTGCCAGCACCCACGTGTATGAGCACACAGCAGGGAATGCCACCCTCATGCTGGGAATGGATCAGGAcaagctggaggagctgctctggTTCTTCCGCAGAGAAGATG CATCAACATGGAATTACTCGGTCCTCACGCTTTCCTTTGTGGCCATGATTTTGGGTCTTTTTCTCCTGGCCCTTAACATTATGCGAAACAG gaaaaggaagatccagATGTATAAAGAAGCAGTGCAAAACACCCAGCAGGCTGAGCTGGAAGCCAAGCAAGCCCTGATGCCTATGCAGGGATACAGCCCCCCAGAGCCCCAGAAGCAGGAGCCCCAGGATCAGCGATCAGGAGATGTGACAGTCCAGTGGAAGGACGGGACCGTCACATCTCTGTACAGAGAGAGATCTGAGGATGCTTTGTAG
- the SLC51B gene encoding organic solute transporter subunit beta isoform X2, whose protein sequence is MKFFWIIPFFLLQETEAFLMKNTRVKLCLQASPMNGNLLLEDCDPESDFQDWSWQGDSLVNHGTQSCLSAGASAVQTSPCGSAGYTGWDCWNSLLSPLGSSQGYLVANRKGVALTNVQGLKAQWQDAAGRSVCEEKEQGRYFAAALASTHVYEHTAGNATLMLGMDQDKLEELLWFFRREDASTWNYSVLTLSFVAMILGLFLLALNIMRNRKRKIQMYKEAVQNTQQAELEAKQALMPMQGYSPPEPQKQEPQDQRSGDVTVQWKDGTVTSLYRERSEDAL, encoded by the exons ATGAAGTTCTTCTGGATAATTCCATTTTTCCTGCTGCAAG AAACTGAAgcttttctgatgaaaaacaCTCGAGTCAAGCTGTGTTTACAAGCCAGCCCGATGAATGGGAATTTACTGCTGGAGGACTGTGATCCAGAGTCAGATTTCCAGGACTGGTCTTGGCAGGGCGATTCTCTGGTGAATCACGGCACGCAGAGCTGCCTCTCGGCGGGAGCCAGCGCGGTGCAGACGAGTCCCTGCGGCAGCGCAGGCTACACGGGCTGGGACTGCTGGAAttccctgctctctcctctgggcagcagccagggctaCCTGGTGGCAAACAGGAAGGGAGTAGCTCTCACTAACGTGCAAGGCCTCAAGGCCCAGTGGCAagatgctgcaggcaggagcgTGTGCGAGGAGAAAG agcagggcaggtaCTTCGCTGCAGCCCTTGCCAGCACCCACGTGTATGAGCACACAGCAGGGAATGCCACCCTCATGCTGGGAATGGATCAGGAcaagctggaggagctgctctggTTCTTCCGCAGAGAAGATG CATCAACATGGAATTACTCGGTCCTCACGCTTTCCTTTGTGGCCATGATTTTGGGTCTTTTTCTCCTGGCCCTTAACATTATGCGAAACAG gaaaaggaagatccagATGTATAAAGAAGCAGTGCAAAACACCCAGCAGGCTGAGCTGGAAGCCAAGCAAGCCCTGATGCCTATGCAGGGATACAGCCCCCCAGAGCCCCAGAAGCAGGAGCCCCAGGATCAGCGATCAGGAGATGTGACAGTCCAGTGGAAGGACGGGACCGTCACATCTCTGTACAGAGAGAGATCTGAGGATGCTTTGTAG